The window CCCAATGCTTCACCGCATTACCCCACCGGGGGCCTGACCCCCAGCACTTCACCGCGTTACCCTTGTGGTACGTAGGCTTTCCATTTGCTTAAGTCGACATTTTCCTTCAGCACTAGCTCTTTAGGGAAGATGAAGGTCCATGGTTTGCTGGTGTTGGCTTTGACTTCGAGCTCTGCCATTTTGAAGGCTCCCTTGGCGATAACCTCACCAGTGGCATCCTCAATATTAAGCGGTAGCTGCTCGAGCTTTACATTTTTCTCGCTTCCGTTACGAATTAACAGTGTGACATGAAGTGCGCCTTCATCATCCAAACGTGATTGAATGCCCATGAAGTTCACTTCACCCGGCTTAGGAGGCGTTACCGATTTAACAAGCTGCTCAAGCTTTTCCTTATCCTTATCCGCTAAGCTCTTTTCCCAGCTTTCCTCTAAATCAAGCGCATGTGGACCCTTGGCCTTTTTCAGCTCAAATGCCAGCTTCCAATCTGTTTGCGGGATTTCCTCAACCGATACATTCTGCTTGTCAAACACAAACACCCAAGGCGTACTGCTCTCAGGTGGCAGTTCTCCCAAAACCGTTAAATCAAATACCTGGCGGGCCAGCTTTTCTCCATCAGGTCCAAGTAACAGCAACGGAATCGGCTCCTGCACCTGTACACCTTTGGCAATACTATTCCGGATAAACGCCTTCACTAACACCCTGCCGTCTTCTTCCGTATGTACCTCAATCCCTGACAATGAAATCTGATTTTCCTTCAGTAATGGAAGCTCATTATTTAAAAACTGGTAATAATATCGCTCCTCCTGACCGATTTCCACATTAGGAGGGAAGTGGAGCTTTGTCTTAACTTCCTTCCCGGTTTCTTCGGCTTGTTCCCCCAAAAGCTCCATTGAGTCTACTGTATGGTCCTCGCCATCCTTGGCTATTTTCTTTTTATCACGCTTGAAAAATCCTAGCATTTTTACGCCCTCCCGATTTGATTTTCGATTGCTCTCACAATCCCGGCACATTGACGGCCGATTTCTCTTTCTATTTTATGATACATGTCCGTGAACAACGCATAGCCTTCTCGGCCATATTGGCGCATCGGATCCTCCTGGCTGTAGCTTCGTAAGCCAATACCTTCCTTTAAACGCTCCATTGCTTCCAAATGGGCAAGCCAATGATGGTCAACGGCTGAAAGAATATAGCGAGGGAAGGCAGCTAGAACCTGTGGGTTTTCTGTAATCTTGTCTAATCGGGTAAAATAATCCTCAAGCTCAGCTGTGACAATACCTGAAATCTTATTCTGATCCATCAATCCCACAATCTCAGATAATTCTCCGCCAGGCAGCACCTCAGATAGATTGCCCACCAGCTGTTTCGTATCCCATTTCTCCGGAATAATCTCTTCAGAACAAGTCATCTCAATCTCACTCTTCACAAACGATTCCACAGCTGTTTTAATCAGCGGCACCAAATCACGGCCTTCAAGAATCCGTGTTCGCAGCTCATAAACCGTGCTGCGCTGCATATTCAAGACATCATCAAGCTTAATATTATATTCCCGGATGGCATAGCCAGAGCCCTCACAAATTCGCTGCGTCCGATCAAAAAACTCGATGATTTTATCATTCAGTATTCTGCCTTCAGCATCCAGCTTCAATTTCTTCTTTAATTTCTCTGCTTCCTCGCGAGCAAAACGACGAATCAAATCATCCTCAAGGGAAATAAAGAACTCAGATACCCCCGGGTCACCCTGACGTCCGGAACGGCCCTTCAGCTGGTTGTCAATCCGACGCGATTCATTTCGCTCAGTACCAATCACATAAAGACCGCCAAGCTCTGCCACACCTTCACCAAGCATAATATCGGTCCCGCGCCCGGCCATATTAGTCGCAACGGTAATTCGACCCTTTTGTCCAGCGATACTAATCAGCTGAACCTCCTGCTCAACCGTTTTTGCATTGAGCACTTCAAACGTCAAATGATGCTCGCGTAAATAATCGGCCACTTTTTCTGACTGTAAAATAGAAGTCGTTCCAATTAACACGGGCTGACCCTTCGCGTTCAATTCCTTAACCTTTTTCGCAACCGCTTTGTATTTATGGTCGATCGTATCAAAAATCTGGTCAGGCAGATCCTTCCTCATAATCGGTCTGTTCGTCGGTATCTGGATTACGTTCATCGAATAGATTTCCTGGAACTCTTTTTCCTCCGTCTTTGCCGTACCTGTCATCCCAGAAAGAACCGGATAGAGGCGGAAATAGTTTTGAATCGTAATCGATGCCTGTGTCTTATTTTCCTCTGTCAGCTCAAGGCCTTCCTTTGCCTCAATCGCCTGATGCAGCCCATTGCTCAGGGAGCGACCCTCCATGGTTCGTCCGGTAAAAGCATCTACCAGAAGCACTTTTCCTTCCTTTACAATATAATCAACATCACGCTCAAACATAATATGGGCACGCAACGCCTGAATTACATAATGGTAGAGGGTCTGATGCTCCAAATCGTATAAATTATCAATATCAAAGCCACGCTCAATCTTGGCAATTCCATCGTCGGTAAAATTAGTCGACTTGGTCTCAGGGTCAAAAACAAAATCTTCATCTTCCTTAAACGTTTTAATCACACGAGCACAAAGGTAGCTCAGCTCATTGCTGACCCCAGTTTTCCCGGCAATAATAAGCGGTGTTTTCGCCTCGTCAACCAGCACGCTGTCCGCTTCATCGATAATCGCATAATGATACGGTCTCTGCACCCGTTGATTAGGGTCATAGGCCATATGATCACGTAGGTGGTCAAAGCCAAATTCATTTCCAACACCGTATGTAATATCAGCCTGATAGGCAGCCTTTTTTTGATTCTGGTCCATCATCGGGAGATTCAATCCAACCGTTAAACCAAGAAATTCATGAATTCCGCCAATCAACTCACGGTCACGGCTGGCAAGGTAATCGTTCACCGTAATAACATGAACACCTTTTCCCTCAAGAGCACGTAAATAACTAGATAAGGAAGCGACAAGTGTTTTTCCTTCACCTGTAGGCATTTCGGCAATATTTCCCTCTGAAAGCACCATTCCACCAATCAGCTGAACATCAAAATGGCGCATGCCAACAACTCGTTTCGCAGCCTCTCGTACAACCGCAAACGCTTCAATTTGGAGATCCTGTATGGTTTTTCCCTTTTCAAGCTGTTCTTTAAAATAGGTAGTCTTCGCTTTTAACTGCTCATCTGTAAGCTTTTCCATTTCAGGCTCCAGCTTGTTGATCTGCTGGACCTTTTTATAATAGGTATTCAATTGTTTCGTTTGCTTATCACCGGTAAGCTTCTTCATAAAACCAAGCATATTTTTCTCTCCTCGCCATGCATTCCAGTTTCTTGCATTAGTATAGCATTTATTATAAGGACTTTCAGCACAACTTCTTTCGTGTAAAAAGAGATAGATTCAAGTATGGATAAAAAAAGTAGGACTGTTAGCTTCTTTCTATAACTAAATATAAATAAAAGAATGGTTTTCCTATTTTGTGTGAATCTTGTAAAAATCATACAACAGTCCCAAAAGATAGAGTATTAAATGATAAAAGTTCGCTTAATAGAACGTAAATGCGACAAAATTCGCCTGCCTTACGACAAGAAAATGACTTATTAACTATGTCATAAGATAGAATTAATGGCTGTTTGTCGATAATAAATGATTGATATATCTATAATCCTATCTTATAATGAGGACAGGTAAATGAAAAGTATGAATATTCATTATACTCATATCGTTCTTTAAAGAGTACATTTAGGTGGGCTTATACTTGTTGGTGTGGTGAGTCAGCGCTCATAAAATGCTTGTTTTACTTGTTATTATGAGTTTTTGCAAATCGTTTCGATGAGTTAGTGAAGCTTTTCATTTATTATACAAATCTTTATAAATGCTATTGTAAAAATATTGTAAAGATTTGTAAATTATAGAATCTATAAATGAAGGAATATTGACAATATTCTGATAAGGTTCTATACTGAATCTCGGTGTCAGGCTCATTTTTAGGAGTTACATAACTTACCATAGTACGAGACTCTTAGA of the Bacillus tuaregi genome contains:
- the secA2 gene encoding accessory Sec system translocase SecA2, whose translation is MLGFMKKLTGDKQTKQLNTYYKKVQQINKLEPEMEKLTDEQLKAKTTYFKEQLEKGKTIQDLQIEAFAVVREAAKRVVGMRHFDVQLIGGMVLSEGNIAEMPTGEGKTLVASLSSYLRALEGKGVHVITVNDYLASRDRELIGGIHEFLGLTVGLNLPMMDQNQKKAAYQADITYGVGNEFGFDHLRDHMAYDPNQRVQRPYHYAIIDEADSVLVDEAKTPLIIAGKTGVSNELSYLCARVIKTFKEDEDFVFDPETKSTNFTDDGIAKIERGFDIDNLYDLEHQTLYHYVIQALRAHIMFERDVDYIVKEGKVLLVDAFTGRTMEGRSLSNGLHQAIEAKEGLELTEENKTQASITIQNYFRLYPVLSGMTGTAKTEEKEFQEIYSMNVIQIPTNRPIMRKDLPDQIFDTIDHKYKAVAKKVKELNAKGQPVLIGTTSILQSEKVADYLREHHLTFEVLNAKTVEQEVQLISIAGQKGRITVATNMAGRGTDIMLGEGVAELGGLYVIGTERNESRRIDNQLKGRSGRQGDPGVSEFFISLEDDLIRRFAREEAEKLKKKLKLDAEGRILNDKIIEFFDRTQRICEGSGYAIREYNIKLDDVLNMQRSTVYELRTRILEGRDLVPLIKTAVESFVKSEIEMTCSEEIIPEKWDTKQLVGNLSEVLPGGELSEIVGLMDQNKISGIVTAELEDYFTRLDKITENPQVLAAFPRYILSAVDHHWLAHLEAMERLKEGIGLRSYSQEDPMRQYGREGYALFTDMYHKIEREIGRQCAGIVRAIENQIGRA
- a CDS encoding accessory Sec system S-layer assembly protein, producing MLGFFKRDKKKIAKDGEDHTVDSMELLGEQAEETGKEVKTKLHFPPNVEIGQEERYYYQFLNNELPLLKENQISLSGIEVHTEEDGRVLVKAFIRNSIAKGVQVQEPIPLLLLGPDGEKLARQVFDLTVLGELPPESSTPWVFVFDKQNVSVEEIPQTDWKLAFELKKAKGPHALDLEESWEKSLADKDKEKLEQLVKSVTPPKPGEVNFMGIQSRLDDEGALHVTLLIRNGSEKNVKLEQLPLNIEDATGEVIAKGAFKMAELEVKANTSKPWTFIFPKELVLKENVDLSKWKAYVPQG